A single region of the Metarhizium brunneum chromosome 6, complete sequence genome encodes:
- the VLP4 gene encoding Vacuole-localized protein 4, whose product MKASFIATLVGATAVAAADCPAAGSTDSQGRYSCNLAHQYPNGQTCAVVDGCPFLVGSDGKPVNNSPAQPSETAAACPAAGSTDSEGRYSCNPAHQYPNGQTCEIDDGCPYLFGPDGKPVNNSPTTAAQPTETAAACPAPGSTDSKGRYSCNPAHQYPNGQTCGQVDGCLFLLGPDGKPVINSPAKPSETAAACPAPGSTDSQGRYSCNPAHQYPNGQSCVAIQGCYFLCGSDGKPVDNAPAPTETAAACPAPGSTDSQGRYSCNPAHQYPNGQSCVAIQGCYFLCGSDGKPVDNGPAPTTSAVQPPQPSGAACPAPGSTDSQGRYSCNPAHQYPSGQTCTVVDGCYVLTSGDKPVNNNNGTTPAQPPVTAGAASLQAAGALVLAAFGLLL is encoded by the coding sequence ATGAAGGCCTCGTTCATCGCAACTCTTGTTGGCGCcaccgccgtggccgccgccgactgcCCAGCCGCCGGCTCGACTGATAGCCAGGGCCGCTATAGCTGCAACCTGGCTCATCAGTATCCCAACGGCCAGACttgcgccgtcgtcgacgggtGCCCCTTCCTCGTCGGCTCTGATGGAAAGCCCGTGAACAacagcccagcccagcccagcgAGACTGCTGCCGCCTGCCCTGCTGCCGGCTCGACTGATAGCGAGGGCCGTTATAGCTGCAACCCGGCTCACCAGTATCCCAACGGCCAGACTTGCGAAATCGACGACGGGTGCCCCTACCTCTTCGGCCCTGATGGCAAGCCTGTCAACAACAGCCCTACCACTGCTGCCCAGCCTACCGAGACTGCTGCCGCCTGCCCTGCTCCCGGCTCGACTGATAGCAAGGGACGGTATAGCTGCAACCCGGCCCACCAGTATCCCAACGGCCAGACCTGCGGCCAAGTCGACGGctgcctcttcctcctcggcccCGATGGAAAGcccgtcatcaacagcccTGCTAAGCCTAGCGAGACTGCTGCCGCTTGCCCTGCCCCGGGCTCAACCGACAGCCAGGGCCGGTATAGCTGCAACCCTGCCCACCAGTACCCCAACGGCCAGAGCTGTGTTGCCATCCAGGGCTGCTACTTCCTCTGCGGCTCCGACGGCAAGCCCGTTGATAATGCTCCTGCTCCCACCGAGACTGCCGCCGCCTGCCCTGCCCCCGGATCGACAGACAGCCAGGGCCGATATAGCTGCAACCCTGCCCACCAGTACCCCAACGGCCAGAGCTGCGTTGCCATCCAGGGCTGCTACTTCCTCTGCGGCTCCGACGGCAAGCCTGTCGACAACGGGCCTGCTCCCACCACCAGTGCCGTCCAGCCTCCCCAGCCCTCGGGTGCGGCCTGCCCTGCTCCCGGCTCGACTGATAGCCAGGGCCGGTATAGCTGCAACCCGGCTCATCAGTATCCCAGCGGGCAGACTTGCACCGTCGTTGATGGCTGCTACGTCCTTACCTCTGGTGATAAGCCTGTTAATAACAACAACGGGACTACCCCTGCCCAGCCGCCTGTTACTGCTGGTGCCGCTTCTCTGCAGGCTGCTGGTGCCCTTGTCCTGGCTGCCTTTGGTCTCCTCTTGTAA
- the ANKRD50_6 gene encoding Ankyrin repeat domain-containing protein 50, translated as MPFYQYNNLPALHLASRTGNAEIIKRLLEVCNPNKADNNHQTALHHAAETGRVDASLLLVQRQVSLKAQDNRGRTALHSAAESGHVRVVQTLIDGGADVNQRDNIRQTALFLAAGNGHETVVRMLAYRGADMNMEDNNRWTPLCIAADNLQDQTTRTLIELGEDINMEDGVGRKVLDIVASKLSGDVGSKPNANQAVFLAAKQGHEAVLQVLLACGVDINGKDFDGWTPLTQAAASGDEVMAKLLLEKGADIEATDTEYGWTPLSWALIKGKEAVLKLLLEKGADIEACAGCQQTPLSQAAHTGDDVRAKLLLENGAYAETKDQFHRTPLSRAAKEGNNTVAKLLLEKGAHVDAKDCHNRTPLSLAAEGGHETVTELLVENGANIEAKDGKYGQTPLSLAAMNGHEAVTRLLLEKRADLKTRDTFYEQTPLSWAAKGGHETVTELLLENGANIEAKDGKYGQTPLSLAAMNGHEAVTRLLLEKGADFETQDTFYEQTPLLWAAKGGYEAVAKLLLENGAFLETEDGAGRTPLSWAAQGGHEAVVKLLLDKDCDVQAHDDNGRTPQSWACKGGHYAISRLLHMP; from the coding sequence ATGCCATTTTATCAGTACAATAATCTTCCGGCCTTACATTTAGCGTCAAGAACCGGTAATGCTGAGATTATAAAGCGGCTACTTGAAGTATGTAATCCCAATAAGGCGGATAACAATCATCAAACAGCCCTCCATCACGCGGCAGAGACGGGCCGTGTAGATGCTTCGCTGCTATTAGTCCAGCGGCAAGTGAGCCTAAAAGCTCAAGATAACAGGGGCCGGACGGCTCTACATTCTGCGGCAGAAAGTGGTCATGTCAGAGTGGTGCAAACACTTATTGATGGAGGCGCGGACGTCAACCAGAGGGATAATATAAGACAGACCGCGCTGTTTCTCGCAGCCGGAAACGGCCATGAAACTGTTGTTCGGATGCTAGCTTACCGAGGCGCTGACATGAATATGGAAGACAACAATAGATGGACGCCGCTGTGCATAGCTGCGGATAACTTGCAGGACCAGACAACCCGGACGCTTATTGAGCTTGGCGAGGACATCAACATGGAAGATGGCGTCGGACGCAAAGTGCTTGATATTGTAGCGAGTAAGCTTTCTGGGGACGTGGGCTCGAAGCCCAACGCCAACCAGGCAGTGTTTCTGGCCGCGAAGCAAGGGCACGAGGCGGTTCTACAGGTGCTGCTCGCATGCGGCGTCGacatcaacggcaaggaTTTTGATGGATGGACACCGTTAACACAGGCAGCTGCTAGTGGGGACGAAGTCATGGCtaagctgctgctcgagaaGGGTGCCGACATAGAGGCTACCGACACAGAATATGGCTGGACGCCGCTGTCGTGGGCTCTCATAAAGGGAAAGGAAGCTGTCCTTAAATTGCTACTCGAGAAGGGCGCCGATATCGAGGCGTGTGCCGGGTGCCAACAGACGCCTCTATCGCAGGCGGCTCATACGGGGGACGATGTTAGAGCTAAGCTACTACTCGAGAATGGTGCCTACGCGGAGACGAAGGACCAGTTTCACCGAACACCTCTATCGCGAGCTGCCAAGGAGGGCAATAACACCGTGGCTAAGCTGCTCCTAGAGAAAGGCGCACACGTCGACGCTAAGGACTGTCATAACCGGACGCCGTTATCATTGGCAGCCGAGGGGGGGCATGAGACCGTAACTGAGCTGCTGGTCGAGAATGGCGCTAATATCGAGGCGAAGGATGGGAAATATGGCCAGACGCCGCTCTCCCTAGCCGCTATGAATGGCCACGAGGCCGTGACTAGGCTGCTACTCGAGAAGCGCGCTGACCTTAAGACTCGAGACACCTTTTATGAGCAGACACCGTTATCGTGGGCGGCCAAGGGGGGGCATGAGACCGTAActgagctgctgctcgagaaTGGCGCTAATATCGAGGCGAAGGATGGGAAATATGGCCAGACGCCGCTCTCCCTTGCCGCTATGAATGGCCATGAGGCTGTGACTAGGCTGCTACTCGAGAAGGGCGCTGACTTTGAGACTCAAGACACCTTTTATGAGCAGACACCGTTATTGTGGGCGGCCAAGGGGGGGTACGAGGCTGTAGCTAAGCTGCTACTTGAAAACGGAGCATTCCTCGAAACTGAGGACGGGGCTGGCCGAACGCCGTTATCTTGGGCTGCCCAAGGGGGGCACGAGGCCGTGGTCAAACTGCTTCTTGACAAGGATTGCGACGTCCAGGCTCATGATGATAACGGGAGAACGCCACAATCGTGGGCCTGTAAAGGGGGACACTATGCCATTTCCAGGCTGCTGCATATGCCTTGA